Proteins encoded together in one Planctomyces sp. SH-PL14 window:
- a CDS encoding ABC transporter permease, which translates to MDSSSGPKPHVTIQAGAPAFWNLAELWTDREILLGMVWRDVSVRYKETVIGFLWVVLQPILMMLILSTFFRQLGGPSVSDVPIHVRIFASLLVWDFIASSVERAAVSLIASAGVISKLYFCRLVLPLTPVGASAFDLCIKFLLLVILMAMHGIAPSVNVVFIPAVLLCTLVFTMSLCIWLAALTAFYKDVALAIPFILRVSFFLSPIFYEAAQLVPVQYQTWYHLNPVTALIESFNFLLLGTDVFPAGGLIFAVVLSLVMLVTGLSFFRYVETSIVDVL; encoded by the coding sequence ATGGACTCATCCTCCGGGCCAAAGCCCCATGTGACGATCCAGGCCGGCGCGCCCGCCTTCTGGAACCTCGCGGAACTCTGGACCGATCGGGAGATCCTTCTGGGGATGGTCTGGCGGGACGTTTCCGTCCGCTACAAGGAGACGGTCATCGGGTTTCTGTGGGTTGTCCTGCAGCCGATCCTGATGATGCTGATCCTCTCCACCTTCTTCCGGCAGCTGGGGGGACCGTCGGTCTCCGACGTGCCGATCCACGTCCGGATTTTTGCCTCGCTCCTCGTCTGGGACTTCATTGCCTCCAGCGTGGAGCGGGCCGCCGTGAGCCTGATCGCGAGCGCCGGCGTGATCTCGAAGCTCTACTTCTGCCGGCTCGTGCTCCCGCTGACGCCGGTCGGCGCGAGCGCGTTCGATCTGTGCATCAAGTTCCTGCTGCTGGTCATTCTGATGGCGATGCACGGGATCGCCCCGTCCGTCAATGTCGTCTTCATCCCCGCCGTCCTCCTGTGCACGCTCGTCTTCACGATGTCGCTGTGCATCTGGCTCGCGGCTCTCACGGCCTTCTACAAAGACGTGGCCCTGGCGATTCCTTTCATCCTGCGGGTGTCGTTCTTCCTCTCCCCGATTTTCTACGAGGCGGCCCAGCTCGTGCCGGTCCAGTACCAGACGTGGTATCATCTCAACCCGGTGACTGCCCTGATCGAGAGTTTCAATTTTCTCCTGCTGGGGACCGACGTCTTTCCGGCCGGGGGACTCATCTTTGCTGTCGTCCTGAGTCTGGTCATGCTGGTGACCGGGCTGTCATTTTTCCGGTACGTGGAGACCAGCATCGTGGACGTGCTGTGA
- a CDS encoding glycosyltransferase, with amino-acid sequence MPDNLLPSMLLGCGALLFLGLALHPFLTYPLSLGIARRLGWARPNSVSSDAPPTKLSVVFCAFNEQRVLADKLDNLLGLRAACPEFELEILVYDDCSADRTPEILGSYAGRIDFLRGEARAGKSTGMNRLVERATGEIVIFTDANVMLSPELIRSFAGVFRDPEVGVACSHLVYVNEETATASAGTSYWRLEETIKQLESETGSVMGADGSAFAIRRRLHVPAPQDVDDDFHTSMSILSQGYRIVRCPDALAWEKSVTQSGQEFFRKVRIACRAINCHRRLRPALRRMSLWNRYKYYSHKWVRWHTALWLVLASLCVILFAFSGYGPVAGFAVAALAVGGVAAAWLLNRAGVPKLGSVWEVLLAFVATMYGVWRAFRGERFETWTPASSAR; translated from the coding sequence ATGCCGGACAATCTTCTGCCATCGATGCTGCTGGGATGCGGAGCGCTGCTCTTCCTCGGCCTGGCGCTCCATCCGTTTCTGACTTACCCCCTCTCGCTGGGAATCGCCCGCCGCCTCGGATGGGCGCGGCCGAACTCTGTTTCCTCAGACGCTCCGCCGACGAAGTTGAGCGTCGTCTTCTGCGCCTTCAACGAGCAACGGGTTCTCGCCGACAAGCTCGACAATCTCCTCGGGCTGCGGGCCGCGTGTCCCGAGTTCGAGCTGGAGATCCTTGTCTATGACGACTGCTCTGCGGACCGGACGCCGGAGATTCTCGGGAGCTACGCCGGCCGGATCGACTTCCTCCGGGGCGAGGCGCGGGCGGGGAAGAGCACGGGGATGAACCGGCTCGTCGAGCGGGCGACGGGGGAGATCGTGATCTTCACGGACGCCAACGTGATGCTGTCGCCGGAGCTGATCCGGTCGTTCGCGGGGGTCTTCCGCGATCCCGAGGTCGGCGTCGCCTGCAGCCATCTCGTCTATGTCAACGAAGAGACCGCCACCGCCAGCGCGGGGACGTCGTACTGGCGGCTGGAGGAGACGATCAAGCAGCTGGAGTCGGAGACCGGCTCCGTGATGGGGGCGGACGGGTCCGCCTTTGCGATCCGGCGGCGGCTTCACGTTCCGGCGCCGCAGGATGTCGACGATGACTTCCACACGTCGATGAGCATCCTGTCCCAGGGGTACCGGATCGTGCGTTGTCCCGATGCGCTCGCGTGGGAGAAGAGCGTCACGCAGTCGGGTCAGGAGTTTTTCCGCAAGGTGCGGATCGCGTGCCGGGCGATCAACTGTCATCGGCGGCTGCGGCCGGCGCTGCGGCGGATGTCGTTGTGGAACCGGTACAAGTATTACTCGCACAAGTGGGTTCGCTGGCACACGGCGTTGTGGTTGGTGCTGGCCTCGCTGTGCGTGATTCTGTTCGCGTTCTCGGGCTACGGTCCTGTGGCGGGCTTTGCTGTCGCGGCTCTGGCGGTGGGCGGCGTGGCGGCGGCGTGGCTGCTCAACCGGGCGGGTGTCCCCAAGCTGGGAAGTGTGTGGGAAGTTCTTCTGGCGTTTGTCGCCACGATGTATGGCGTGTGGCGAGCGTTTCGTGGGGAGCGGTTTGAGACCTGGACTCCCGCGTCATCGGCCCGCTGA
- a CDS encoding efflux RND transporter periplasmic adaptor subunit → MNIASPPTPTGGRKWIGILAAGVLVLIVLGTKNLWWPGLNRMLDRVVGKGAAGSGEAHDAHGHGAEPHDDHGHAGHDNANSLELSPQARKNLGLNSDYLRPIALSTFRKTISIPALVAERPGRTQIVVSTPMTGVVTDVAAVQGAAVEPGALLFRIRLTHEDLVQSQTDFVRTLGELDVEGREVARLKSVAESGAVAGKTLLERQYSKEKLEALLGAQREALRLHGLSDRQIEQISRDRRLLSELRIVAPGVDGESRADELQLTDRLDGSSVAFFAGDPPRAGQSPPSGGTHPLVVERLDVQRGQSIEQGGRLCSLADYSRLYIEGRAFELDSGAINAAAEKGWTVAAAFPDGSMVESLPLEFIAGEVDPDSRTLRFYVDLVNEVIRDRTTPDGRRFIVWKYRPGQRLQIRVPVEEWNDQIVLPVDAVAQEGPESFVFQQNGKHFDRISVHVLYRDQSSVVIANDGSVFPGSVVAYRGAHQMQMALKNQAGGGIDPHAGHNH, encoded by the coding sequence ATGAACATTGCCTCACCCCCAACCCCGACTGGCGGCCGGAAATGGATTGGAATCCTGGCCGCCGGCGTTCTTGTCCTGATCGTTCTCGGAACGAAAAACCTCTGGTGGCCGGGGCTCAACCGGATGCTGGACCGTGTTGTCGGAAAGGGGGCCGCAGGGAGCGGTGAGGCACACGATGCGCACGGTCACGGCGCGGAACCCCATGACGACCATGGCCACGCCGGTCACGACAACGCCAACTCCCTGGAGCTCTCCCCGCAGGCGCGGAAGAACCTCGGGCTCAACTCGGACTACCTGAGGCCGATTGCCCTCTCGACGTTCCGGAAGACGATCTCGATCCCGGCCCTCGTCGCCGAGCGGCCCGGTCGGACGCAGATCGTCGTCTCGACGCCGATGACCGGCGTCGTCACCGACGTCGCAGCCGTTCAGGGGGCGGCGGTCGAGCCGGGCGCACTGCTGTTCCGTATCCGCCTGACGCACGAGGATCTCGTGCAGTCGCAGACTGACTTCGTCCGGACCCTCGGCGAACTCGACGTCGAGGGGCGGGAGGTCGCGCGGCTCAAGAGCGTCGCGGAAAGCGGCGCGGTGGCGGGCAAAACGCTTCTGGAGCGGCAGTACTCCAAGGAGAAACTCGAAGCGCTCCTCGGGGCGCAGCGCGAGGCGCTGCGGCTGCACGGCCTCTCCGACCGGCAGATCGAACAGATTTCCCGCGACCGCCGTCTCCTCAGCGAACTGCGGATCGTCGCCCCTGGAGTCGACGGCGAAAGCCGTGCGGACGAGCTGCAACTCACCGACCGACTCGACGGGAGCTCGGTGGCCTTCTTCGCCGGGGACCCGCCGCGGGCCGGGCAATCGCCGCCGTCGGGCGGGACGCATCCCCTGGTCGTCGAGCGGCTGGACGTTCAGCGCGGTCAGTCGATCGAACAGGGAGGCCGGCTCTGCTCGCTCGCCGACTACAGCCGGCTCTACATCGAAGGGCGGGCCTTCGAGCTCGATTCGGGGGCGATCAACGCCGCTGCCGAAAAGGGCTGGACGGTGGCGGCCGCGTTTCCGGACGGCTCGATGGTCGAGTCCCTCCCGCTGGAGTTCATCGCCGGGGAAGTCGATCCCGACTCGCGGACGCTCCGCTTCTACGTCGACCTCGTCAATGAAGTGATCCGCGACCGGACGACACCCGATGGCCGACGGTTCATCGTGTGGAAATACCGGCCGGGCCAGCGGCTCCAGATCCGGGTGCCCGTCGAGGAGTGGAACGACCAGATCGTGCTGCCGGTCGATGCCGTCGCTCAGGAAGGTCCGGAGTCATTCGTCTTCCAGCAGAACGGGAAGCACTTCGACCGCATCAGCGTCCACGTCCTGTACCGAGACCAGAGCTCGGTCGTGATCGCCAACGACGGCTCCGTCTTTCCCGGATCGGTCGTCGCATATCGCGGAGCGCATCAGATGCAGATGGCTCTCAAGAACCAGGCGGGGGGCGGGATCGACCCGCACGCCGGCCACAACCACTGA
- a CDS encoding ATP-binding cassette domain-containing protein, whose amino-acid sequence MSQVIIRAESVAKKYRLGHVQDPTSFRGVLRTIRAAFDESRRTPDRSVDFWALKDVSFELREGESLGIVGSNGAGKSTLLKILSRITGPTHGRIDIWGRSASLLEVGTGFVPVLTGRENVYLNGSLLGMKRSEIKARFDQIVDFAEVENFIDVPVQRYSSGMAVRLAFAIAAHLRPSLFIIDEVLAVGDQRFQDKCQAAMRRYVQEGGTVLLVSHVLDTIRSFCQKGMWLKRGQIEMMGDAKSVCDSYSEWCRSPETHRGQDPQVLFSTLEFDEGLRGIELMLTPGADKHHLRLALVHNWHLKDAISVTGSSVVNEGQWHCVAATYSGEKTHNAVRLYVDGEQETRFEEVFGQGLTGAIPTGQPFHLAGRVGGRARLHGQMCIIHLENRRLSPPEVREISLRALDSEESLCRNAVSTSVHAEDSSAAKLPVFPINPNQPFTAVVAFRMLREEVTAKLPAGGEIERVAGNVVSHAVGT is encoded by the coding sequence GTGAGTCAGGTCATCATTCGGGCGGAGTCGGTCGCCAAGAAATATCGCCTCGGGCACGTCCAGGACCCCACGTCCTTCCGGGGCGTGCTGAGGACGATCCGAGCCGCGTTCGACGAGTCGCGGAGGACCCCCGATCGTTCGGTCGACTTCTGGGCGCTGAAGGACGTCTCCTTCGAGCTCCGCGAGGGGGAGTCGCTGGGGATCGTCGGCAGCAACGGTGCCGGCAAGAGCACCCTGCTCAAGATCCTGTCCCGGATCACCGGGCCGACGCACGGACGGATCGACATCTGGGGCCGCTCGGCGAGTCTCCTCGAGGTCGGGACCGGCTTCGTTCCCGTCCTGACGGGACGGGAAAACGTGTACCTGAACGGCTCGCTCCTGGGAATGAAGCGGTCGGAGATCAAGGCCCGCTTCGACCAGATCGTCGACTTCGCCGAGGTCGAGAACTTCATCGACGTCCCGGTGCAGCGGTATTCGTCGGGGATGGCGGTCCGCCTCGCGTTCGCCATCGCGGCGCATCTCCGTCCGTCCCTGTTCATCATCGACGAAGTGCTGGCCGTCGGCGACCAGCGGTTCCAGGACAAGTGCCAGGCCGCCATGCGGCGGTACGTTCAGGAAGGGGGGACCGTGCTCCTCGTCAGCCACGTCCTCGATACGATCCGCTCCTTCTGCCAGAAGGGGATGTGGCTGAAGCGCGGCCAGATCGAGATGATGGGGGATGCGAAGTCGGTCTGCGACAGCTATTCGGAATGGTGCCGGTCGCCGGAGACGCACCGCGGGCAGGATCCGCAGGTCCTGTTCTCGACCCTCGAGTTCGACGAAGGGCTCCGCGGCATCGAGCTGATGCTGACCCCCGGCGCGGACAAGCACCACCTGCGGCTGGCCCTCGTTCACAACTGGCATCTCAAGGACGCGATCAGCGTGACCGGCAGCAGCGTGGTGAACGAAGGCCAATGGCACTGCGTGGCCGCGACCTACTCCGGCGAGAAGACGCACAACGCCGTCCGACTGTATGTGGACGGTGAGCAGGAGACCCGCTTCGAGGAGGTGTTCGGCCAGGGGCTGACCGGGGCGATCCCGACGGGACAACCCTTTCACCTCGCCGGCCGCGTCGGCGGAAGGGCGCGGCTGCACGGCCAGATGTGCATCATCCATCTCGAGAACCGGCGGCTCAGCCCCCCGGAGGTTCGGGAGATTTCCCTGCGGGCCCTCGACTCCGAGGAGTCGCTCTGCAGAAATGCGGTGTCGACATCTGTTCACGCGGAGGATTCGTCGGCCGCCAAGTTGCCGGTCTTTCCGATCAACCCGAATCAGCCGTTCACGGCGGTGGTCGCGTTCCGGATGCTCCGGGAGGAAGTCACGGCGAAGCTTCCGGCGGGGGGAGAAATCGAGCGCGTGGCCGGAAACGTCGTCTCCCACGCGGTCGGAACGTGA
- a CDS encoding efflux RND transporter permease subunit, translating to MLNAVIRFALHQRLLTIAIALFLTGYGAWIATRMPIDVFPDLDRPRVVVMTEAPGLAPEEVETRITFPLETALNGANGVQAVRSTSGIGLSVIYVEFDFGTDIYIDRQVVAERLATVADRMPPGARPQLAPISSIMGQILVLGMWSDDGQTDPVELRTQADWVVRQRLLTIPGVAQVFTMGGGRKQFQVLVEPASLLRYGVNLGQIKDALVRSNENATGGYLDQQGPNELLVRGLGRLQTVEDIQKVVVTIRDGRPVALAQVARIVEAPQVKRGDSSAFVREPGGKASGGPAVVLTISKQPGADTRAISESILRAVEELRPALPKDVRMAPLYAQKHFIDRAIDNVMEALRDGGILVVVILFLFLMNLRTTFISLTAIPLSLLMTAIVFKWTGMSINTMTLGGLAVAIGELVDDAIVDVENIFRRLKENKAAGNPKPTLLVVYQASTEVRNSIVFSTMIVCLVFVPLFALGGMEGRLFTPLGIAYVVSILASLVVSLTVTPVLSYWLLGNSSGSLHEHDGPLLRLLKWIAAKVIRFSLAWPRFNLLVVGIAVAISGLCVVRLDRDFLPPFNEGAVQLNVLLPPGTSLATSNEVNRIVEQRLLAVEDVIAFVRRTGRAELDEHAEPVSASEYIIEMDPKSPRGREAQLDELREAMADIPGIVTAVEQPISHLISHMLSGVKAQIGIKIFGDDLDLLRRKAEELKSVVGAVPGVRDLIVEQQTIIPQLRIELDRDQLLLNGLNAADVNEFIETAMSGQVVSEILQGQRTFDLVLRLEDDARENLEVLRRLSIDLPEGGQVPLESIARIYTSGGPNSISREKVRRRIVVQCNVADRGLVDVVEEIQARLKPLQESLPEGYYLEYAGQFESEQNASRLIGLLFLVSLAGIFLVLFTMLRSVNLALQVMAALPMAFIGSVVALVVTRQNLTVAAMVGFISLAGIASRNGILLLNHYLHLVRYEGEAWTKEMIVRAGLERLAPVLMTALTAAIGLVPLVLAANEPGKEILYPVATVILGGVISSTLLDFFVHPALFWLFGIREGERVVREAHNEIELHEENHAAASSAAPASPPASIAPST from the coding sequence ATGCTCAACGCCGTCATTCGCTTTGCCCTGCATCAGCGGCTCCTGACGATCGCCATCGCCCTGTTCCTGACGGGATACGGCGCGTGGATCGCCACACGGATGCCGATCGACGTCTTTCCCGATCTGGACCGCCCCCGCGTCGTCGTCATGACCGAAGCGCCGGGACTGGCGCCCGAGGAGGTCGAGACCCGGATCACGTTTCCGCTGGAGACCGCTCTCAACGGCGCCAACGGGGTCCAGGCGGTCCGCAGCACCTCCGGGATCGGCCTGTCGGTGATCTATGTCGAGTTCGACTTCGGCACCGACATCTACATTGACCGGCAGGTCGTCGCCGAGCGGCTCGCGACCGTGGCCGACCGGATGCCCCCCGGGGCACGGCCCCAGCTGGCGCCGATCTCCTCAATCATGGGGCAGATCCTCGTCCTGGGGATGTGGAGCGACGACGGCCAGACCGATCCGGTCGAACTGCGGACGCAGGCCGACTGGGTCGTCCGGCAACGGCTGCTGACGATCCCCGGCGTCGCCCAGGTCTTTACGATGGGAGGCGGGCGGAAGCAGTTTCAAGTTCTGGTCGAGCCCGCGTCCCTCCTCCGCTACGGCGTCAACCTGGGCCAGATCAAAGACGCCCTGGTCCGCAGCAACGAGAACGCCACGGGGGGCTACCTCGATCAGCAGGGACCGAACGAACTACTGGTCCGCGGCCTTGGCCGCCTTCAGACCGTAGAAGACATTCAGAAGGTGGTCGTCACGATTCGCGACGGCCGCCCGGTCGCGCTCGCCCAGGTGGCCCGGATCGTCGAGGCCCCGCAGGTCAAACGGGGCGACAGCTCCGCCTTTGTCCGCGAGCCGGGCGGAAAGGCGTCCGGCGGGCCGGCGGTGGTCCTGACGATCAGCAAGCAGCCGGGGGCCGACACGCGGGCGATCTCGGAGTCGATCCTGCGGGCGGTCGAGGAACTGCGGCCCGCGCTCCCCAAAGACGTCCGCATGGCCCCGCTCTACGCGCAGAAGCACTTCATCGATCGGGCGATCGACAACGTCATGGAGGCCCTCCGCGACGGGGGGATCCTGGTGGTCGTGATCCTCTTCCTGTTCCTGATGAACCTGCGGACCACCTTCATCTCGTTGACCGCGATTCCGCTCTCTCTGCTGATGACCGCGATCGTCTTCAAGTGGACCGGGATGTCGATCAACACCATGACCCTCGGCGGGCTGGCGGTGGCGATCGGGGAACTGGTCGATGACGCGATCGTCGACGTCGAGAACATCTTCCGCCGGCTGAAGGAGAACAAAGCCGCCGGGAATCCGAAGCCGACGCTGCTGGTGGTCTATCAGGCGAGCACGGAGGTCCGGAACTCGATCGTCTTCAGCACGATGATCGTCTGTCTCGTCTTCGTGCCGCTGTTTGCGCTTGGCGGGATGGAGGGGCGGCTTTTCACGCCGCTCGGGATCGCCTACGTCGTGTCGATCCTGGCGTCGCTCGTTGTGTCGCTCACGGTCACGCCGGTTCTGTCCTACTGGCTCCTGGGGAACAGCAGCGGTTCGCTCCATGAGCACGATGGTCCCCTGCTCCGCCTTCTCAAGTGGATCGCGGCCAAGGTCATCCGTTTCAGCTTGGCGTGGCCGCGGTTCAACCTGCTCGTCGTCGGGATCGCGGTGGCGATCTCGGGGCTGTGTGTCGTCCGGCTCGACCGGGATTTCCTGCCGCCGTTCAACGAAGGGGCGGTCCAGCTCAACGTCCTGCTCCCACCGGGGACTTCGCTCGCCACGAGCAACGAGGTCAACCGGATCGTCGAGCAGCGACTCCTGGCGGTGGAGGATGTGATCGCCTTCGTCCGCCGGACCGGCCGGGCAGAGCTCGACGAGCATGCCGAGCCGGTCAGCGCGAGTGAGTACATCATCGAGATGGATCCCAAGTCGCCCCGCGGGCGGGAGGCCCAGCTCGACGAGCTCCGCGAGGCGATGGCCGATATCCCCGGCATCGTCACCGCGGTCGAGCAGCCGATCTCGCACCTGATCTCGCACATGCTGTCGGGGGTCAAGGCGCAGATCGGGATCAAGATCTTTGGCGACGACCTGGATCTGCTGCGCCGCAAGGCGGAGGAACTCAAGAGCGTGGTCGGGGCGGTTCCAGGCGTGCGGGACCTGATCGTCGAGCAGCAGACGATCATTCCCCAGTTGCGGATCGAGCTCGACCGGGACCAGCTCCTGCTCAACGGGCTCAATGCCGCGGACGTCAACGAGTTCATCGAGACCGCGATGAGCGGACAGGTCGTCTCCGAGATCCTCCAGGGCCAGCGGACGTTCGATCTCGTCCTGCGGCTCGAGGACGACGCGCGGGAGAACCTGGAAGTCCTTCGCCGGCTGTCGATCGACCTTCCCGAAGGGGGCCAGGTCCCGCTGGAGTCGATCGCCCGGATCTACACCTCCGGCGGGCCGAACTCGATCAGCCGCGAGAAGGTCCGGCGGCGGATTGTCGTCCAGTGCAACGTGGCCGACCGGGGGCTGGTCGATGTCGTGGAGGAGATCCAGGCCCGGCTCAAGCCGCTGCAGGAGTCGCTCCCCGAGGGGTACTACCTGGAGTACGCGGGGCAGTTCGAGAGCGAGCAGAACGCCTCGCGGCTGATCGGCCTCCTGTTCCTCGTGTCGCTGGCGGGGATCTTCCTCGTCCTGTTCACGATGCTGCGATCGGTCAACCTGGCCCTGCAGGTCATGGCGGCACTGCCGATGGCGTTCATCGGCTCGGTGGTGGCGCTCGTCGTGACGCGGCAGAACCTGACGGTCGCGGCGATGGTCGGCTTCATCTCGCTGGCGGGGATCGCGTCGCGGAACGGGATCCTGCTCCTGAACCACTATCTCCACCTTGTTCGTTACGAAGGTGAGGCCTGGACGAAGGAGATGATCGTCCGTGCCGGGCTGGAGCGGCTGGCTCCGGTGTTGATGACCGCCCTGACGGCGGCGATCGGGCTTGTTCCGCTGGTCCTGGCGGCCAACGAGCCGGGGAAGGAAATCCTCTATCCCGTCGCGACCGTCATCCTGGGGGGAGTCATCAGCTCCACGCTGCTCGACTTCTTTGTCCACCCTGCCCTGTTCTGGCTGTTCGGGATCCGCGAAGGGGAGCGGGTGGTCCGTGAAGCCCACAACGAGATCGAACTGCACGAAGAGAATCACGCTGCGGCGTCGTCCGCGGCTCCTGCTTCTCCGCCGGCATCGATCGCCCCATCCACTTAG
- a CDS encoding UDP-galactopyranose mutase, with protein MTAVDYLIVGSGLTGAVIARALHDAGEEVLVVDRRDHVGGNVHDHAHPSGIRIHTYGPHYFRTNSEDLWRFVNRFSAFYKYEAELKSEVDGAYENWPIAGSYIRRTVGSDWKPEFVGTPANFEEACLAMMPRAIYEKFVKGYTEKQWGVPCTELSAELATRFDVREDDEPRLKTHKYQGIPVDGYAVFMKNLLAGIPVLLNCDYLKRPESFPHRKKLVFTGPIDEYFGFSRGRLAYRGQRRIHEDHPEVEGCLLPCGQVNSPDASRAEHIRTLEWKQMMDPKYAERIRGTVLTREITVTPHDPSHYEYPFPDAANADLYRKYREMAAALPDVLICGRLGEYRYYDMDQAIARAQVLARQIRD; from the coding sequence GTGACGGCTGTCGACTACCTGATCGTCGGCTCGGGATTGACCGGGGCCGTCATCGCCCGCGCGCTGCACGACGCGGGAGAGGAGGTGCTGGTCGTCGACCGGCGGGATCACGTCGGCGGCAATGTCCACGACCACGCCCATCCGAGCGGAATCCGCATTCACACCTACGGGCCGCACTACTTCCGGACGAACTCGGAAGACCTCTGGCGCTTCGTGAACCGCTTCTCTGCGTTCTACAAGTACGAGGCGGAGCTCAAGAGCGAAGTCGACGGGGCCTATGAGAACTGGCCGATCGCCGGGAGCTACATCCGCCGCACCGTCGGGAGCGACTGGAAGCCGGAGTTCGTCGGCACGCCGGCGAACTTCGAGGAAGCCTGCCTGGCGATGATGCCCCGGGCGATCTACGAAAAGTTCGTCAAGGGCTACACGGAGAAGCAGTGGGGGGTGCCGTGCACCGAGCTGTCCGCCGAACTGGCGACGCGGTTCGACGTCCGGGAGGACGACGAACCGCGGCTCAAGACCCACAAGTACCAGGGGATTCCGGTCGACGGATACGCCGTATTCATGAAGAACCTGCTGGCCGGAATTCCGGTCCTCCTGAACTGCGACTACCTGAAGCGGCCTGAGTCCTTTCCGCACCGGAAGAAGCTCGTCTTCACCGGCCCGATCGACGAATACTTCGGCTTCTCCCGGGGGCGGCTGGCGTACCGGGGGCAGCGGCGGATCCATGAGGACCACCCGGAGGTCGAGGGGTGCCTGCTCCCCTGCGGCCAGGTCAACAGCCCGGACGCGTCCCGCGCGGAGCACATCCGGACGCTGGAGTGGAAGCAGATGATGGATCCGAAGTACGCGGAGCGGATTCGGGGAACGGTTCTGACGCGGGAGATCACGGTCACGCCCCACGATCCGTCGCACTACGAATACCCGTTCCCGGACGCAGCGAACGCGGACCTCTATCGCAAGTATCGGGAGATGGCCGCGGCGCTCCCGGACGTCCTCATCTGCGGGCGCCTGGGCGAGTATCGCTACTATGACATGGACCAGGCGATCGCCCGGGCCCAGGTCCTGGCCCGGCAGATCCGCGACTGA